A window of Punica granatum isolate Tunisia-2019 chromosome 8, ASM765513v2, whole genome shotgun sequence genomic DNA:
tgaaaacAAGATAAAAGAATTCAAATCTCTTATTTCTTTTGGGTGCTCGGATTCCTCAATACTTTTCTCATGAAAATACATAATTATGGAAGAccaaattaatgataaaaaaataatattaaaaggtAATGAAAGTTTCTCTTAAGATTGGAATATAATGCACGTACAAGGAGTAGCGGCTATCATCtcaatgagttaatcaaaatGAGACTGAAATTTTTCTACGGAAACTCGAAAGTGAAATTTAGAACATTATGTTTGTGTTTATCAATTCAAGAAAAATGGCAATATATTTTAACATTATGGCAGGTTGTTAAAGATCTGAGGTGGAACAGATGCTATGAAAGTTACAGTGAGGTCCCGGAAATCGTTGGAAAGATGGCTTCCATAATTACTGGCCTGCAAGGGCTTCCGCCAGCTGAGCACACAAAGGGCCACCCTTTTGTCGCTGGAAGGTAACTCGCCCAGTGCTTCAATTTGGAAGGGTGAAATGAAAACGAGTACTGGTGTTCCTTACTAAGTTCCTGTCTTTGTTAGAAACAATGTGATCGCGTGTGCGAAGCATTTTGTTGGAGATGGAGGCACTGAAGGAGGGAAAAACGAGGGGGATACGAGAATAAGTAACGACAAGTTGGAGATGGTTCACATGGCCCCTTACCTTGACTGTATCTCTCAAAATGTCTGCACTGTCATGGCTTCCTTCTCTAGCTATAATGGGCAGAAGATGCATTCTAATAAGTTTCTTCTGACTGATGTTCTGAAGAACAAACTCGGGTTTAAGGTAATTGCTTCCCCTCCTTGTTTTGGTAATAAAACTGGGTTTAAGACATGTGCATTTTCCTGTCAACGTTGAACATTAACACGGTAACCGTTCTGGCATTTATAGGGTTTCGTAATTTCTGATTGGGAAGGTATTGATAAActaaaagaaaacgaaaaccCAGAAGGGGCAGACTATCGTGTATGTGCTGCTCTCGGAATTAATGCGGGGATCGACATGGTAATACCCAAGACTTCTGATCAGGCTTGCTAGTTTAAACATGTTACATTCCCTTAGAAGTAGCTCCTTTactccttttcctttctcgcAGGTTTTGGGCCCTCGTGACGTCGTAAAATTTCAAGACGACTTGATGTCACTAGTGGAGGCAGGGGAAGTTCCGATCTCTAGGATTAATGACGCCGTGGAGAGAATACTCAGGGTGAAGTTTGCTGCAGGAATTTTCGAACACCCTTTCTCCGACAGGTCATTGCTAGATCTTGTAGGCTGCAAGGTAAACCTGCAGAAAATGTCACATAGCTTGCTGGTCTTTCCTCAGATAGATTCTTCCCATGACCTAGTCCATTAAGATTGGGGGATATCCACTTTTTTGATCTGTGGACCACATGAAATCCGGCATGGTCCAATCTGATTTATGTTTGGTGTGATAAAATGATCTGCAGCTGCATAGAGAGATAGCGAGGGAGGCAGTGAGGAAGTCCTTGGTCCTGTTGAAGAATGGGAAGGACCCGGAAAAGCCTTTACTTCCATTAGACAAGAATGCCAGGAAAATTCTTGTCGCTGGAACGCACGCAGATGATCTTGGTTATCAATGTGGGGCCTGGACTGTACGCTGGATCGGAGACAGTGGCAGGACAACAATTGGTATGCACGGAATTGCGTCCTTCATTTCTGCTGCAATCTTACAGTTGTAGGTTCTGCAGTGGCTGTCGAAGCTTAGTTTCAAAATTTGTCTCTCCAGTTTAGTTTTTGTGGCGTAATCTGTGAAATTTGTTTTGGTTTCTGTTATACAGGGACCACCATTCTTGATGCGATTAAACAAACAGTTGGACCTGAAACAGAAGTCATATTCGAGCAATGCCCATCAGTGGACACATTATCAGCTCATGATTTTGCATTCGCCATTGTGGCTGTTGGTGAAACTCCATATGCAGAATATATCAGCTCGAAGACCGAACTTGTTATCCCTTCTGATCTAGCTGATATGATATGTTCAGTTGCTGATAGAGTACCAACACTTCTTGCTTTGATTACTGGGAGACCTATAGAATTAAAGCCAGAGATGCTTGAGAAGATTGATGCTTTGGTTGCTGCTTGGTTGCCTGGGACTGAAGGAAATGGAATCACAGATGTAGTTTTTGGAGATTATGACTTTGTGGGACGATTACCTGTCTCATGGTTCAAGAGGCTTGACCAATTGCCGATGGATCCCGGTGCTGCCTCATACGATCCTCTGTTCCCATTTGGCTTTGGATTGACATACAACGCAAAAATGAAAACCAACAGCATTTAGGCCACGGGTGGGCAATAAGTTTCGCTTCTATGTCAAGACATGCATTAATTATATTCCTCGATATTTATTTGGAGACATATGTtagttttttaataatttccatGTATGTGTGTTTATGTGATCACCATTACAGAGTACCACAGAAGGTCATGTAAGTTATTTTTTATAGAGGTCAATGTCAAATGACCGCCGTCAATGTAATATATTTGGACtaatcatattttatatatatctattccTACCATTGCCTTCAACATCTTCCAGGCTCGAACAATGGTCC
This region includes:
- the LOC116187215 gene encoding uncharacterized protein LOC116187215 isoform X1 gives rise to the protein METEGYKNPSMPIEYRVRDLIGRMSLKEKIGQMTMPFPPATAALRDGSVGGVNAGRGPCHSAPVKDWADKADELQQAALQSRLGIPLILGVDAVHGHNNAYGTTIFPHNVGLGATRDAELIRRIGAATALEARAGGINYTFAPCVAVVKDLRWNRCYESYSEVPEIVGKMASIITGLQGLPPAEHTKGHPFVAGRNNVIACAKHFVGDGGTEGGKNEGDTRISNDKLEMVHMAPYLDCISQNVCTVMASFSSYNGQKMHSNKFLLTDVLKNKLGFKGFVISDWEGIDKLKENENPEGADYRVCAALGINAGIDMVLGPRDVVKFQDDLMSLVEAGEVPISRINDAVERILRVKFAAGIFEHPFSDRSLLDLVGCKLHREIAREAVRKSLVLLKNGKDPEKPLLPLDKNARKILVAGTHADDLGYQCGAWTVRWIGDSGRTTIGTTILDAIKQTVGPETEVIFEQCPSVDTLSAHDFAFAIVAVGETPYAEYISSKTELVIPSDLADMICSVADRVPTLLALITGRPIELKPEMLEKIDALVAAWLPGTEGNGITDVVFGDYDFVGRLPVSWFKRLDQLPMDPGAASYDPLFPFGFGLTYNAKMKTNSI
- the LOC116187215 gene encoding uncharacterized protein LOC116187215 isoform X2 gives rise to the protein METEGYKNPSMPIEYRVRDLIGRMSLKEKIGQMTMPFPPATAALRDGSVVNAGRGPCHSAPVKDWADKADELQQAALQSRLGIPLILGVDAVHGHNNAYGTTIFPHNVGLGATRDAELIRRIGAATALEARAGGINYTFAPCVAVVKDLRWNRCYESYSEVPEIVGKMASIITGLQGLPPAEHTKGHPFVAGRNNVIACAKHFVGDGGTEGGKNEGDTRISNDKLEMVHMAPYLDCISQNVCTVMASFSSYNGQKMHSNKFLLTDVLKNKLGFKGFVISDWEGIDKLKENENPEGADYRVCAALGINAGIDMVLGPRDVVKFQDDLMSLVEAGEVPISRINDAVERILRVKFAAGIFEHPFSDRSLLDLVGCKLHREIAREAVRKSLVLLKNGKDPEKPLLPLDKNARKILVAGTHADDLGYQCGAWTVRWIGDSGRTTIGTTILDAIKQTVGPETEVIFEQCPSVDTLSAHDFAFAIVAVGETPYAEYISSKTELVIPSDLADMICSVADRVPTLLALITGRPIELKPEMLEKIDALVAAWLPGTEGNGITDVVFGDYDFVGRLPVSWFKRLDQLPMDPGAASYDPLFPFGFGLTYNAKMKTNSI
- the LOC116187215 gene encoding uncharacterized protein LOC116187215 isoform X3 encodes the protein METEGYKNPSMPIEYRVRDLIGRMSLKEKIGQMTMPFPPATAALRDGSVVNAGRGPCHSAPVKDWADKADELQQAALQSRLGIPLILGVDAVHGHNNAYGTTIFPHNVGLGATRDAELIRRIGAATALEARAGGINYTFAPCVAGNLRWNRCYESYSEVPEIVGKMASIITGLQGLPPAEHTKGHPFVAGRNNVIACAKHFVGDGGTEGGKNEGDTRISNDKLEMVHMAPYLDCISQNVCTVMASFSSYNGQKMHSNKFLLTDVLKNKLGFKGFVISDWEGIDKLKENENPEGADYRVCAALGINAGIDMVLGPRDVVKFQDDLMSLVEAGEVPISRINDAVERILRVKFAAGIFEHPFSDRSLLDLVGCKLHREIAREAVRKSLVLLKNGKDPEKPLLPLDKNARKILVAGTHADDLGYQCGAWTVRWIGDSGRTTIGTTILDAIKQTVGPETEVIFEQCPSVDTLSAHDFAFAIVAVGETPYAEYISSKTELVIPSDLADMICSVADRVPTLLALITGRPIELKPEMLEKIDALVAAWLPGTEGNGITDVVFGDYDFVGRLPVSWFKRLDQLPMDPGAASYDPLFPFGFGLTYNAKMKTNSI